In Sphingomonas panacisoli, one genomic interval encodes:
- a CDS encoding type II secretion system F family protein, with protein MVILGGLFAVVVLLVVGISAVVTGRAAIRRRLSEASVSGQGRGAASSLRADATPDAWSRIVDAVEKRGVSLLDTNNATMVARLAAAGYTSPQAPRIFTLIRIATTLGMPMILVAATVINGAAPSIFKLYLFGALLALLGLYLPNLWVSARASRRQDQIVNGFPDALDLMLVCVEAGLGMEAAFDRVGREMSTSHPLVASLLANTVLELRAGRGREDALRRMGERAGVDQIKSFATLLIQSNKLGSSIGQTLRIYATEMRERRKMLAQEKAHKLPVLLSIPLVACMLPVMIGVLMLPAAIRVVRQLLPMMSG; from the coding sequence ATGGTCATTCTGGGCGGGTTGTTCGCCGTCGTCGTGTTGCTGGTCGTCGGCATATCCGCGGTCGTCACCGGACGAGCCGCGATACGCCGCCGGCTCAGCGAAGCATCCGTAAGCGGTCAGGGACGGGGCGCGGCCAGCTCGTTGCGGGCCGATGCGACGCCGGACGCGTGGTCGCGGATCGTCGATGCCGTGGAGAAACGCGGCGTATCGCTGCTCGATACGAACAACGCCACGATGGTCGCGCGGCTCGCCGCCGCAGGATACACGTCGCCGCAGGCACCTCGGATATTCACGCTCATCCGGATCGCCACGACCTTGGGCATGCCGATGATCCTGGTCGCGGCGACCGTGATCAACGGCGCCGCTCCCTCGATCTTCAAGCTCTATCTGTTCGGTGCGTTGCTTGCGCTGCTTGGCCTGTATCTGCCCAACCTGTGGGTGTCGGCGCGCGCATCGCGGCGTCAGGATCAGATCGTCAACGGCTTTCCCGACGCGCTCGACCTGATGCTGGTGTGCGTCGAAGCTGGCCTGGGTATGGAAGCAGCGTTCGACCGTGTCGGCCGCGAGATGTCGACTTCGCATCCGTTGGTCGCCAGTCTGCTGGCCAATACCGTTCTGGAGCTGCGCGCCGGTCGCGGCCGCGAGGATGCGCTGCGCCGAATGGGAGAGCGGGCCGGCGTCGATCAGATCAAGTCGTTCGCGACCCTTCTCATCCAGTCCAACAAACTGGGGTCGAGCATCGGACAGACCCTCAGAATCTACGCCACCGAAATGCGCGAACGCCGCAAGATGCTCGCGCAGGAAAAGGCCCATAAACTGCCCGTGCTGCTATCGATTCCGCTCGTCGCCTGTATGCTGCCGGTGATGATCGGCGTGCTCATGTTGCCGGCCGCGATCCGCGTCGTCCGACAGCTCCTGCCCATGATGTCAGGATGA
- a CDS encoding A24 family peptidase encodes MMSLGNLITLALCVILTFAAAVDIWKLRIPNVFPIAIILLFPAWVYHAGWSTSLWQNWIVFTVAFLGGAVIFSRGWLGGGDVKLLAATALWFDFKGAASLFLFVAIGGVLLSIVFVVLRRVIPARLASADIPSLKPRGPIPYGVAIAGGAVLAIIGGQISPQAPWYREMRIAANTDHMVSAASIMISWARD; translated from the coding sequence ATGATGTCGCTGGGGAACCTCATTACGCTGGCGTTGTGCGTCATTCTGACATTTGCGGCCGCGGTGGACATATGGAAACTGAGAATCCCGAACGTTTTTCCGATCGCGATCATTCTGCTGTTCCCGGCGTGGGTCTACCATGCCGGATGGAGCACCTCCCTGTGGCAGAATTGGATCGTGTTCACCGTCGCCTTTCTGGGAGGGGCCGTCATATTTTCGAGAGGATGGCTAGGCGGCGGCGACGTTAAATTGCTCGCGGCCACCGCGTTATGGTTCGACTTCAAGGGCGCCGCGTCGCTGTTCCTGTTCGTCGCGATCGGCGGCGTTCTGTTGAGCATCGTGTTCGTCGTGTTGCGGCGTGTCATTCCGGCGCGGCTGGCCAGCGCGGACATTCCCAGTCTGAAGCCGCGCGGGCCGATACCCTATGGCGTGGCCATCGCCGGCGGGGCGGTGCTCGCCATCATCGGCGGTCAGATCAGCCCTCAAGCGCCCTGGTATCGCGAGATGCGGATAGCGGCCAACACCGATCACATGGTTTCGGCGGCCAGCATCATGATCAGCTGGGCGCGCGACTGA
- a CDS encoding type II secretion system F family protein — MISTTTIRLIVLALIFAAVVLAIEGGVRWYRTNRTGARSINKRLRLIATGHDRPEIVARLRRDAWGDGIALPGPLSDIGHKLDNLLRGASFGMSPGRLFLLMILAVALLFTATIVFAFAAGLTIGFGTVLMAACFAGAAGLGLPLMIIARRADQRRKKMAEQFPVALDIFVRGLRAGHPVAAALDLLTQEMSDPIGSEFGLVTDEVAYGADLRDALHNMANRCDLEDLRMFVVSLSVQSETGGNLAEILENLSKVIRERASMVLMVRALSSEGRMTATILTALPVLAFVALFLLNPQFYLQVAGDPAFSIGFGFLIALYTIGFVIIRRLVNLKV; from the coding sequence ATGATATCGACCACGACGATCCGCCTTATCGTGCTGGCGCTGATCTTCGCGGCGGTCGTACTTGCGATCGAGGGCGGCGTGCGCTGGTACCGCACCAATCGCACGGGCGCCCGGTCAATCAACAAGCGCCTGCGATTGATCGCGACCGGCCACGACCGGCCGGAAATCGTCGCGCGGTTGCGGCGCGACGCATGGGGCGACGGGATCGCGCTGCCCGGACCGCTGAGCGATATCGGGCATAAGCTCGACAACCTGCTGCGCGGTGCTTCGTTCGGCATGTCGCCAGGCCGGCTGTTCCTGTTGATGATCCTCGCGGTTGCGTTGCTGTTTACGGCGACGATCGTTTTTGCCTTTGCCGCCGGCCTGACGATCGGGTTCGGCACGGTATTGATGGCGGCATGCTTCGCCGGCGCCGCCGGGCTGGGGCTGCCGTTGATGATAATCGCGCGCCGCGCCGACCAGCGCCGCAAGAAGATGGCGGAGCAATTTCCGGTGGCGCTCGATATCTTCGTGCGCGGGTTGCGGGCCGGCCATCCGGTGGCGGCGGCGCTCGATCTGCTGACGCAGGAAATGAGCGATCCGATCGGTAGCGAATTCGGGCTCGTCACCGACGAAGTCGCCTATGGTGCCGACCTGCGCGACGCGCTGCACAACATGGCGAACCGGTGCGATCTGGAAGATCTGCGCATGTTCGTCGTATCACTGTCGGTCCAGAGCGAGACCGGTGGCAACCTGGCCGAAATCCTCGAAAACCTGTCGAAGGTCATTCGCGAGCGCGCCAGCATGGTGCTGATGGTTCGTGCGTTGAGCTCGGAGGGGCGGATGACCGCAACGATCCTGACGGCGTTGCCCGTTCTGGCGTTCGTTGCGTTGTTTTTGCTGAACCCCCAATTCTACCTTCAGGTCGCCGGCGATCCGGCATTCTCTATAGGGTTCGGCTTCCTGATCGCTCTGTACACGATCGGTTTCGTCATCATCCGACGTCTCGTGAATCTGAAGGTCTAG
- a CDS encoding LytR C-terminal domain-containing protein: protein MAAKTDVTLAAAARLLADRNYGLAIETYRRLLAVDPENARAVQGLATAYDRLQRYDLSDRYFQLALALAPRDADIYDAYAASLRIQGRTTDAALLDTDKRVMLAGDPLNENRERQGAQGQSVAVLEVPQTVAAGNAAVPAAAPITEPTRTARLERSSVSEVRLFLPFGISTLSYGVRTEPSKSSAPPAAAFPVAPPPAPLAVQPTAPPATSVPGAAQRRVLPTKVINASGAQGIARRMKSFLNNRGWAELDVGDSMARLGCSRIIFPVGSGDEARRLARALPFRTQLYALSQANRVQLLVGGNALALDARLKRRK from the coding sequence ATGGCGGCGAAGACGGACGTCACATTGGCGGCCGCTGCGCGTCTGTTGGCCGATCGTAACTACGGTCTCGCGATCGAAACGTATCGTCGCCTACTGGCGGTCGATCCGGAGAATGCGCGTGCGGTTCAGGGCCTGGCCACCGCATATGATCGTCTACAGCGCTACGACTTGAGCGACCGCTATTTCCAGCTGGCGCTCGCGCTCGCACCGCGCGACGCCGACATTTACGACGCTTATGCCGCCTCGCTTCGGATCCAAGGCAGGACTACCGATGCCGCGCTGCTCGATACCGACAAGCGCGTGATGTTGGCGGGCGATCCGTTGAATGAAAATCGCGAAAGGCAGGGTGCGCAGGGTCAGAGCGTCGCGGTCTTGGAAGTTCCTCAAACTGTCGCCGCCGGTAATGCTGCTGTTCCGGCAGCGGCGCCGATCACCGAGCCGACACGTACCGCCAGGTTGGAACGGTCTTCCGTGAGCGAGGTCAGGCTGTTTTTGCCGTTCGGCATCAGCACGCTATCGTACGGCGTTCGCACCGAGCCGTCCAAGTCATCGGCTCCGCCGGCAGCGGCGTTCCCGGTAGCGCCGCCGCCAGCACCGCTCGCCGTCCAGCCGACTGCGCCGCCGGCAACGTCGGTACCGGGCGCGGCCCAGCGGCGCGTTTTGCCGACTAAGGTGATCAACGCGTCTGGCGCCCAAGGGATCGCACGACGGATGAAGAGTTTCCTGAACAATCGCGGCTGGGCTGAGCTCGACGTCGGCGACAGCATGGCACGGCTGGGCTGCAGCAGGATCATTTTTCCCGTCGGCTCCGGCGACGAAGCGCGCCGCCTGGCGCGTGCGCTCCCGTTTCGGACACAGCTCTACGCGCTGTCGCAGGCAAATCGCGTTCAACTTCTCGTCGGCGGCAATGCGTTGGCGCTGGACGCGCGGCTGAAGCGGCGGAAGTGA
- a CDS encoding CpaF family protein: MSVWQIKRTGDLAAAPSPKAAPVDQPEQEIDRNTALKVELHQRLLDLINLSALDAMSREQIQAEVGEIVYEQLSLQKHALNLAERQRLVSDILDELLGLGPLEPLLKDETITDILVNGYDSVFVERRGRLETSPARFKDERHLLRIIQKIVAAVGRRVDEASPYVDARLADGSRVNAIIPPLAVDGSLLSIRKFARVPIDMARLTSLGSVPAVVAEVLEAIVEARRNILISGGTGSGKTTLLNAMSAYIDNAERIVTIEDSAELQLQQAHIARLETRPPNIEGNGEVTQRDLLKNALRMRPDRIIVGEVRAGEAFDMLQAMNTGHDGSMTTVHANTPRDALSRLEQMIGMSGIDIAPRSARAQIASAINVVIQVGRLADGNRRLLSVSELIGMEGEVVTMQEIFRFRLTGRGDGGEVLGRFEATGIRPHFMRELEDRGISLPADIFNPSAVLE, encoded by the coding sequence ATGAGTGTCTGGCAGATCAAGCGGACCGGTGACTTGGCGGCGGCTCCTTCGCCAAAGGCCGCGCCGGTCGATCAGCCGGAACAGGAGATCGACCGCAACACGGCGCTGAAGGTCGAACTGCACCAACGTCTGCTCGATCTCATCAATCTGTCTGCGCTCGACGCCATGTCGCGCGAACAGATCCAGGCCGAGGTCGGCGAGATCGTCTACGAGCAATTGTCGTTGCAGAAGCACGCGCTCAATCTGGCCGAGCGGCAGCGGCTGGTCAGCGACATTCTTGACGAACTGCTTGGGCTGGGGCCGCTCGAGCCGCTGCTCAAGGATGAAACGATCACCGACATCCTGGTCAACGGCTACGATTCCGTGTTCGTCGAACGACGCGGCCGTCTCGAAACCTCGCCGGCGCGCTTCAAGGATGAACGGCACTTGTTGCGCATCATCCAGAAGATCGTCGCGGCGGTCGGACGGCGTGTCGATGAGGCGTCGCCGTACGTCGATGCCCGGCTGGCCGATGGATCGCGTGTCAACGCCATCATCCCGCCGCTCGCGGTCGACGGATCGCTGCTGTCGATCCGCAAGTTCGCGCGCGTGCCGATCGATATGGCGCGTCTCACCAGCCTGGGCAGCGTACCGGCAGTGGTGGCGGAAGTCCTCGAAGCTATTGTGGAAGCGCGACGCAACATTCTGATTTCGGGCGGCACGGGATCGGGCAAGACGACGTTGCTCAACGCCATGTCGGCGTACATCGACAATGCCGAGCGGATTGTAACGATCGAGGATTCGGCAGAACTGCAACTCCAGCAGGCGCACATCGCCCGGCTCGAAACCCGTCCGCCCAATATCGAGGGCAACGGTGAGGTCACGCAGCGCGATCTGTTGAAAAATGCGCTGCGCATGCGTCCCGACCGCATTATCGTCGGCGAAGTTCGCGCCGGCGAAGCGTTCGATATGCTGCAGGCGATGAACACCGGCCATGACGGGTCGATGACCACGGTCCATGCGAACACACCGCGCGACGCGCTGTCGCGTCTCGAACAGATGATCGGCATGAGCGGCATCGACATCGCGCCGCGTTCGGCACGAGCGCAGATCGCCTCTGCCATCAACGTCGTGATCCAGGTCGGTCGCCTTGCCGACGGCAACAGGCGGTTGCTCAGCGTGTCCGAACTGATCGGCATGGAGGGCGAGGTCGTCACCATGCAGGAGATCTTCCGGTTCAGGCTGACGGGCCGCGGCGATGGCGGCGAGGTACTCGGCCGGTTCGAAGCCACCGGTATCCGGCCGCATTTCATGCGCGAGCTCGAGGATCGCGGGATCAGCCTTCCCGCCGATATTTTCAATCCCAGCGCGGTGCTCGAATGA
- a CDS encoding AAA family ATPase, whose protein sequence is MELDLGEFPTTGWMIKRSDAMIELVLSHDEIMAGEFGESVIAGMAIDTNELGAEADIPAEIVKRARVLIVEVKPESAASLRRLTRLHTENRALSIIAAVRDPSIAAMQALLRAGISDVVALPLARRDVEAALDRIRGELEQTAAATAAKGKTVSIIKSVGGVGATALLTQAAALYARRESDRGRTTCLFDLDLQGGNAATHLGLGSDLTVSDLLDAGKRLDPAVLASVATEHSSGLNLFAAPTELMPTDAVGTDQICDIVHLASTQYGTVFLDLPSDWTNWSLSLVAQSDIVFLVIELSIASLRQAQRQLALLVKLGVNPDAVQVVVNRVEKQMFKQINLRDASETIGRPIGLRVISDFALMNTALNRGTMIGEIKNKSAIGRDLEKILDAIDMLFERG, encoded by the coding sequence GTGGAACTGGATTTGGGCGAATTTCCGACGACGGGCTGGATGATCAAGCGTTCCGACGCGATGATCGAACTGGTCCTTTCGCACGACGAAATCATGGCCGGCGAGTTCGGCGAAAGCGTCATCGCGGGCATGGCGATCGATACCAACGAACTTGGTGCCGAGGCCGATATCCCCGCGGAGATCGTCAAACGCGCGCGCGTGCTCATCGTCGAGGTGAAGCCGGAGAGTGCGGCCTCGCTACGCCGGCTGACCCGCCTGCACACCGAGAACCGGGCGCTCTCGATCATCGCCGCCGTCCGCGATCCGTCGATCGCCGCGATGCAGGCGCTGCTACGCGCCGGCATCAGCGATGTCGTCGCGCTGCCGCTTGCCCGGCGGGACGTCGAAGCCGCGCTCGACCGTATTCGCGGCGAGTTGGAGCAGACCGCCGCGGCCACCGCCGCCAAGGGCAAGACGGTGTCGATCATCAAAAGTGTCGGCGGGGTAGGCGCGACCGCACTGCTCACCCAAGCCGCCGCGCTTTATGCCCGGCGAGAAAGCGACCGGGGGCGTACGACCTGCCTGTTCGATCTCGACCTGCAGGGCGGTAATGCGGCGACGCATCTGGGTCTGGGGTCGGACCTGACGGTCAGCGACCTGCTCGACGCGGGCAAGCGACTGGACCCGGCCGTGTTGGCATCGGTCGCAACCGAGCATTCCTCGGGGCTCAACCTGTTCGCTGCGCCGACGGAGCTCATGCCGACCGATGCGGTGGGGACCGATCAGATTTGCGACATCGTCCATCTGGCATCGACGCAGTACGGCACGGTGTTTCTCGACCTGCCGAGCGACTGGACCAACTGGTCGCTGTCGCTTGTGGCACAGTCCGACATCGTATTCCTGGTGATCGAACTTTCGATCGCGAGCCTTCGCCAAGCGCAGCGGCAGCTCGCGCTGTTGGTCAAGCTGGGCGTCAACCCCGACGCAGTTCAGGTCGTCGTCAACCGCGTCGAAAAGCAGATGTTCAAGCAGATCAACTTGCGCGACGCGTCGGAGACGATCGGTCGCCCGATCGGGCTACGCGTCATCAGCGATTTCGCGCTGATGAACACGGCGCTCAATCGCGGCACCATGATCGGCGAGATCAAGAACAAGAGCGCGATCGGGCGTGACCTGGAGAAAATTCTCGACGCCATCGATATGCTGTTCGAGCGCGGTTGA